Within Oribacterium sp. oral taxon 102, the genomic segment AATCCGAGAGCTGCAGCAGCTGATCGAAAACGCTGCCGCAGAGGCCGCGCAGCTGCAGGAGGAAATTGTCCGGCAGGATCAGGAGCGGGAGAGCCTGCTCTCGGAACGGAAGGCATTTTTCGGAAAAAAGGATACGCTCTCCGAACGGCTCCTGTCTATGGAGAAGGAATCCCTCCGCGTCCAGAATAAACGGGAAAAGCTTGAGCAGCGCATCGAATCGCTGACGGCATACCTCTATGACGAATACGGGCTGACCTATCAGGCAGCGAAGGAGCGGTATTCGGAGGCATTTACCGATGTCACGGCGCTTCGCGGGGAGGTTTCCGGGCTCAAAGGACAGATCCGGGCGCTCGGCTCCGTCAATCTCGACGCGATCGAGCAGTATCGCGAGATCTCCGGGCGTTATGAGTTCCTGAATACGCAGTATCAGGATCTCGTCTGCTCCGAAGCCAGCCTGAAAAAAATCATAGACGATCTGGACGAGGGGATGCGGAAGCAGTTTCAAGAGAACTTCACCCTCATCCGGAAGAAGTTCAATGAGGTCTTCCAGGTGCTGTTCGGCGGCGGACAGGGACGGATCGAGCTGGACACAGAGGATCGCGATGTCCTCACGACGAGCATCAGCATCATTGCGGAGCCGCCCGGAAAGAAGCTGCAGAATATGATGCAGCTCTCAGGTGGAGAGAAGGCGCTGACGGCGATCGCACTGCTTTTCGCGATCCAGAGCCTGAAGCCCTCGCCATTCTGCCTTCTGGACGAGATCGAGGCGGCGCTGGATGATTCCAACGTCGCGCGCTTCGCGGATTACCTTCGTAATCTGACGGAGCGGACGCAGTTTATCGTGATCACGCACCGCAGGGGCACGATGGAACGGGCGGATCGCCTTTTCGGTGTCACGATGCAGGAGAAGGGCATTTCCGCGCTGGTATCTGTGGATCTGGTGCAGGATCAATTGGAGAACTGATATGGCAAATTTCTTTTCAAGACTGATGAATAATCTCTTCCAGTCCAACGAGGTGGCAGATGACGCCTTCTACGAGGAGCTGGAGGACGCGATGATCATGAGCGATGTCGGTGTCAATACGACGCTGAAAATCATCGAGGCGGTACAGCACGAGGCGGAGAGGCAGGGCGTGAACCTGACGCGGGATATCCGGCGAATCCTCCGAGACTATCTCTATGAGCTGATGCGCGCGGACGAAAGCTACTATGCCTTCGAGAAGCAGAAGAGCATTATTTCCGTGATCGGGGTCAACGGTGTCGGAAAAACGACCTCTATCGGGAAGCTCGCAAGCCTCTTCCATCGCGCCGGGAAACGCGTTATCCTCGCGGCGGGAGACACCTTCCGCTCCGGGGCGATCGAACAGCTCGTGGAGTGGGGGAAGCGCGCGAATGTCGATGTGATTCACCAGAGAGAGGGCGCCGATCCTGCGGCGGTCGTATTTGATGCGCTGCAATCCTTCAAGGCGAAGAACGCGGATCTTCTGATCATCGATACAGCGGGACGGCTCCACAACAAAAAGAACCTGATGCAGGAGCTCGGAAAGATCAACCGCATCATAGACCGGGAGTTCGCGGAGGGCTACCGGGAAACGCTGGTTGTGCTGGACGCGACAACCGGGCAGAACGCGCTGAATCAGGCGGAGATCTTCAAGGAGGCATGCGAGGTCACGGGCATCATCCTGACCAAGATGGACGGCACCGCCAAGGGCGGCATCGCGCTCGCGATCCAGGCGGAGCTGGGGCTCCCCGTGAAATATATCGGAACCGGAGAGAAGGCGTCGGATCTTCGGCGCTTCGACGCGAAAACGTATATAGACGGAATTATCGGCGGCTAAGCGCTTCGGTGTATGGCGTTAAACAATCATAGAAATGCAAAACAGGTGATTTTGCTGTAATAAAAGTAACTTGCTTATATGAAAAATAAAATTATATCAAAGTACAGTATATGGATTTTGCATTTGTTTATGGCAGCAGATATTTTTTCTGAAAGCCTTCAGACATATTAAAAATACATATTACAATGTATATCCATATGCTTTATATAGTGTTTTAAGGCTTTTGATTTTTGGCATGCTGATAGCAATCCAAGTCATAATTTTACATAAGCATTATTCCTTTATTAGGATGCCCCTGTGCTTGCCCCCTGTCAAGAAAAAATATTGACAGGGGCGCTTCCATCTGTTATGATACTCTGGCTTTGAGGTGAGCGATGGAAGAATTTGTGCGGAAGGGAATCCTTTTTTCTCTGTATGGCGGGCTTCTGAATGAGAACCAGCGGCAGGTCTACGAGTATCACATCATAGAGGATATGAGCTTTACAGAGATCGGAGAGCTTGTCGGCATCAGCAGACAGGCGGCGCAGGATCTGTTTCGACGGGCGGACCGGAAGCTTCAGCAGTCTGAGAATACGCTCCGGCTGCAGCAGAAGTTCACACGTCTTCGCTCGCTGGCGGAGCGGATACAGAGCGAGTCCGGAGAAGCACGGATCAGAGCATTGGCAGGAGAGATGATAGATGGCATTTGAGACGCTTTCAGATCGTTTAACAAATATATTCGCGGGACTCTCCGGAAAGGGGCGGCTCGGCGAGGAGGATGTCAATGCCGCACTGCGCGAGGTGCGCATGGCGCTCCTGGAGGCGGATGTCAACTTCAAGCTGGTCAGGGACTTTGTCGCGAAGGTGAGGGAAAAGGCGGTCGGGGAGGAGGTCCTGAACTCTCTGACACCGGCGCAGACCGTCGTGAAGATTGTGCATGACGAGCTCACGGAGATGATGGGCTCGGAGACGACGGAGATCAAGCTTCGTCCGCAGAGCGAGATTACTGTCCTGATGCTGATCGGTCTGCAGGGCGCCGGTAAGACAACCACCGCCGCGAAGCTCGCCGGGAAATTCCGGCAGCAGCACCGGAAGCCGCTTCTGGCAGCCTGCGACATTTATCGTCCGGCAGCGATCGAGCAGCTCCGTGTCAATGCGGAGAAGCAGGAGGTGCCGTTCTTCTCCCTTGGGGACAAGCTGAGTCCGGTGGAGATCGCACGGCGCGCGGTAGAGGAGGCAAAGGCGAAGGGCTATAATCTCGTCATTCTGGATACCGCGGGACGGCTGCAGATCGATGAACGTCTGATGGAGGAGCTGCAGGAGATCAAGCGCGCCGTCCATGTGGATTGGAGCATCCTGACCGTAGATGCGATGACCGGACAGGAGGCTGTCCACGTCGCGGAGACCTTCACGGAAAAGGTCGGCATCGACGGCGTGATCCTGACGAAATGCGACGGCGACACCCGCGGCGGGGCGGCGCTCTCCATCAAGGCAATGACAGGAAAGCCGATTCTCTGCCTCGGTATGGGCGAGAAGCTCTCCGAGCTGGAGCAGTTCTATCCGGATCGCATGGCGGGACGCATCCTCGGCATGGGAGATGTACTCTCCCTGATCGAGAAGGCGCAAAGTGAGATGGATGAGGAGAAGGCGCGTGCGTCCGTCCGCCGTCTTTCGAAGGGACAGTTCAGCTATGATGATTTCATGGAGCAGATGACGCAGCTGCAGAAGCTTGGCGGGCTCGGCGGGATACTCAAAATGCTGCCGGGCATGGGCAAGGCGCTGCGGGGGCTTGATCTCGAAGAATCGGAGAAGCAGCTCGGCAGAGTCAGGGTTATCATTCAATCCATGACCTATAAGGAGAGGGCGAATCCGAAGCTGATGAATCCATCCAGGAAGAGACGGATCGCAGCGGGCGCCGGTGTGGATATCGCAGAGGTCAACCGGCTCGTGAAGCAGTTCGAGCAGATGCAGAAGATGATGAAGCAGTTCGGCGGCACGATGAAATCCGGCAGAGGCGGCTTCCCCGGACTCGGCGGGATGCCCGGAATGGGCTTCGGCGGGAAAAGAGGCGGCTTTCCGTTTTAAACACGGTTTCAATAGCACACGCTATGAAACATAAATATTATTAAGCATTCAAAGGAGAATACGAAAATGGCAGTTAAGATCAGATTGAGAAGAATGGGTTCCGCGCATGCACCTTTCTACAGAGTGATTGTAGCAGATTCCAGAAGCCCGAGAAACGGCAGATTCATTGAGGAGCTCGGCTACTATGATCCGACCAAGGAGCCGTCCGTCGTCAAGATTGATACGGAAGCGGCGAAGAAGTGGTTGGCAAACGGCGCACAGCCGACGGATACGGTTCAGAGACTTCTGAAGCAGGCAGGCATCTGATTAGCGGGGCGTGTCCCCATACATGAGAAGGGTTGGAGTCTGAATGAAAGAGCTGTTGGAAACGATTGCGAAGGCTCTCGTCCAGTATCCGGAGGAGGTTCATGCAGTACAGGAGGAGGGCGAGAACGGAGAGATCCGCCTCACCCTTTCCGTGAATGAACAGGATATGGGAAAGGTGATCGGCCGTTCGGGGCGTATCGCAAAGGCAATCCGTTCTGTCATGAGTGCAGCGGCATCCAAGGCAGAGGTGAAGGTGTCTGTGGATATCAAATGAGTATGCAGATGACGCTGCGCCGGAAATCCCGGCGCGGCGTTCTTATGGAGGAGAGTTCATGCTGGAAAGGCTGAGAGTAGGTGTGATCGTGACGACACACGGATTGAAGGGCGAGGTCAAGGTGCAGCCCTGCACCG encodes:
- the ftsY gene encoding signal recognition particle-docking protein FtsY yields the protein MANFFSRLMNNLFQSNEVADDAFYEELEDAMIMSDVGVNTTLKIIEAVQHEAERQGVNLTRDIRRILRDYLYELMRADESYYAFEKQKSIISVIGVNGVGKTTSIGKLASLFHRAGKRVILAAGDTFRSGAIEQLVEWGKRANVDVIHQREGADPAAVVFDALQSFKAKNADLLIIDTAGRLHNKKNLMQELGKINRIIDREFAEGYRETLVVLDATTGQNALNQAEIFKEACEVTGIILTKMDGTAKGGIALAIQAELGLPVKYIGTGEKASDLRRFDAKTYIDGIIGG
- a CDS encoding sigma factor-like helix-turn-helix DNA-binding protein, yielding MEEFVRKGILFSLYGGLLNENQRQVYEYHIIEDMSFTEIGELVGISRQAAQDLFRRADRKLQQSENTLRLQQKFTRLRSLAERIQSESGEARIRALAGEMIDGI
- the ffh gene encoding signal recognition particle protein encodes the protein MAFETLSDRLTNIFAGLSGKGRLGEEDVNAALREVRMALLEADVNFKLVRDFVAKVREKAVGEEVLNSLTPAQTVVKIVHDELTEMMGSETTEIKLRPQSEITVLMLIGLQGAGKTTTAAKLAGKFRQQHRKPLLAACDIYRPAAIEQLRVNAEKQEVPFFSLGDKLSPVEIARRAVEEAKAKGYNLVILDTAGRLQIDERLMEELQEIKRAVHVDWSILTVDAMTGQEAVHVAETFTEKVGIDGVILTKCDGDTRGGAALSIKAMTGKPILCLGMGEKLSELEQFYPDRMAGRILGMGDVLSLIEKAQSEMDEEKARASVRRLSKGQFSYDDFMEQMTQLQKLGGLGGILKMLPGMGKALRGLDLEESEKQLGRVRVIIQSMTYKERANPKLMNPSRKRRIAAGAGVDIAEVNRLVKQFEQMQKMMKQFGGTMKSGRGGFPGLGGMPGMGFGGKRGGFPF
- the rpsP gene encoding 30S ribosomal protein S16, which codes for MAVKIRLRRMGSAHAPFYRVIVADSRSPRNGRFIEELGYYDPTKEPSVVKIDTEAAKKWLANGAQPTDTVQRLLKQAGI
- a CDS encoding KH domain-containing protein, producing MKELLETIAKALVQYPEEVHAVQEEGENGEIRLTLSVNEQDMGKVIGRSGRIAKAIRSVMSAAASKAEVKVSVDIK